From Capra hircus breed San Clemente chromosome 12, ASM170441v1, whole genome shotgun sequence, a single genomic window includes:
- the TPT1 gene encoding translationally-controlled tumor protein: MRSGSGRVGLFRPLPPPPERRSGRTALALSSGLLLSQRRSRLPPVAIMIIYRDLISHDEMFSDIYKIREVADGLCLEVEGKMVSRTEGNIDDSLIGGNASAEGPEGEGTESTVITGVDIVMNHHLQETSFTKEAYKKYIKDYMKSIKGKLEEQRPERVKPFMTGAAEQIKHILANFKNYQFFIGENMNPDGMVALLDYREDGVTPYMIFFKDGLEMEKC, translated from the exons ATGAGGTCGGGGAGCGGCAGAGTCGGCCTTTTCCGCccgctcccccctccccccgagCGCCGCTCTGGCCGCACTGCGCTCGCTCTGAGCTCCGGGCTCCTGCTAAGCCAGCGCCGCAGTCGCCTCCCTCCAGTCGCCATCATGATCATCTACCGGGACCTCATCAGCC ATGACGAGATGTTCTCCGACATCTACAAGATCCGGGAGGTCGCGGACGGGCTGTGTCTGGAGGTGGAGGGGAAG ATGGTCAGTAGGACAGAGGGTAACATCGATGACTCGCTCATTGGTGGAAATGCCTCCGCTGAAGGCCCCGAGGGCGAAGGTACCGAAAGCACAGTAATCACTGGTGTCGATATTGTCATGAACCATCACTTGCAGGAAACCAGCTTCACAAAAGAAGCCTACAAGAAGTACATCAAAGATTACATGAAGTC AATCAAAGGGAAACTTGAAGAACAGAGACCAGAAAGAGTAAAACCTTTTATGACAGGGGCTGCAGAACAAATCAAGCACATCCTTGCTAATTTCAAAAACTATCAg TTCTTTATTGGTGAAAACATGAATCCAGATGGCATGGTTGCTCTGCTGGACTACCGTGAGGATGGTGTAACCCCATATATGATTTTCTTTAAGGATGGTTTAGAGATGGAAAAATGT TAA